Proteins encoded within one genomic window of Haladaptatus sp. QDMS2:
- a CDS encoding MaoC/PaaZ C-terminal domain-containing protein, with translation MQLEEGETYTHQRRFMHEDVHQFGEISGDDQPRHTEPDEEGRLMAQGLLTATLPTKLGGDINFLAHTMEFRFRRPVFTGETITCEMVLDTIDEREDRYNIDATTTCTNEADEVVLSGDISGLIWKQ, from the coding sequence ATGCAGCTCGAAGAAGGCGAGACCTACACGCACCAGCGTCGCTTCATGCACGAGGACGTCCACCAGTTCGGCGAGATTAGCGGTGACGACCAGCCCCGCCACACCGAACCCGACGAGGAGGGCAGACTCATGGCTCAGGGCCTGCTCACCGCTACCCTCCCCACCAAACTCGGCGGCGACATCAACTTCCTCGCGCACACGATGGAGTTTCGGTTTCGCCGACCCGTCTTCACCGGCGAAACCATCACCTGCGAGATGGTTCTCGACACCATCGACGAGCGAGAAGACCGCTACAATATCGACGCGACCACGACGTGTACGAACGAGGCGGACGAAGTCGTCCTCTCGGGAGACATCTCGGGGCTCATCTGGAAGCAGTGA
- a CDS encoding O-acetylhomoserine aminocarboxypropyltransferase/cysteine synthase family protein codes for MTDSERPGFATRCLHAGQEPDPATGARAPPIYQTTSYVFPDAATAAARFSLEDDGNIYSRFSNPTTAMLEARLASLEGGSAALATSAGMAALDAATTTLARPGDNIVSAASIYGGTHSYFSNTAGNRGIEPRFVPTLDYDAYAEAIDEDTAYVHVESISNPALVTPDLARIAEIAHERGAPLFVDNTFATPYLCNPFDHGADLIWHSTTKWLHGSGTTVGGALIAGGEFDWHDYPEVGQPNPAFHGTNFAERFGDRALVETARHRAVRSTGSGQSPFNAWVTLQGIETLPLRMERHCENAQAVAEFLADHPGVEWVTYPGLPDHETHDNASKYLSGGYGGMIAFGPKGGYDAAKGVCERTDLASFLANVGDAKTLLIHPASTTHAQLTEEEQLESGVLPDLIRLSVGIEDVDDIIADLAEALP; via the coding sequence ATGACTGACTCAGAGCGGCCGGGCTTTGCCACGCGCTGTCTGCACGCGGGCCAGGAGCCGGACCCTGCGACAGGGGCGCGTGCCCCGCCCATCTACCAGACGACATCGTACGTCTTCCCGGACGCGGCGACGGCCGCCGCCCGGTTCTCGCTCGAAGACGACGGTAACATCTACTCGCGCTTTTCGAACCCCACGACGGCCATGCTCGAAGCCCGTCTCGCCTCGCTCGAAGGCGGGAGCGCGGCACTCGCCACGTCGGCGGGGATGGCCGCCCTCGACGCCGCCACCACGACGCTCGCCCGCCCCGGCGACAACATCGTCTCCGCGGCTTCCATCTACGGCGGTACTCATTCGTACTTCTCGAACACGGCGGGGAATCGAGGCATCGAACCGCGGTTCGTTCCGACGCTCGATTACGACGCCTACGCCGAGGCAATCGACGAGGACACCGCCTACGTCCACGTCGAGAGCATCTCGAACCCGGCGCTCGTGACGCCCGATTTAGCACGCATCGCGGAGATTGCGCACGAACGCGGCGCACCGCTCTTCGTCGACAACACGTTCGCGACGCCGTATCTGTGCAACCCGTTCGACCACGGCGCAGACCTCATCTGGCACTCGACGACCAAGTGGCTTCACGGGTCGGGAACGACGGTTGGCGGCGCACTCATCGCCGGCGGCGAGTTCGATTGGCACGACTATCCTGAAGTGGGCCAGCCGAATCCGGCCTTCCACGGGACGAACTTCGCGGAGCGCTTTGGCGACCGGGCACTCGTGGAGACGGCCCGCCACCGCGCCGTCAGGAGCACGGGAAGCGGGCAGTCACCGTTTAACGCGTGGGTCACGCTCCAGGGCATCGAAACCCTCCCCCTTCGGATGGAGCGCCACTGCGAGAACGCCCAGGCGGTCGCCGAGTTCCTCGCAGACCACCCCGGCGTCGAGTGGGTGACGTATCCCGGACTCCCCGACCACGAGACCCACGACAACGCCTCGAAGTACCTTTCGGGAGGCTACGGCGGCATGATTGCCTTCGGCCCGAAAGGCGGCTACGACGCGGCCAAGGGCGTCTGTGAGCGCACCGATCTCGCGAGTTTCCTCGCGAACGTCGGCGACGCGAAGACGCTGCTCATCCACCCGGCGAGCACGACCCACGCCCAGCTCACGGAGGAAGAACAGTTAGAAAGCGGCGTCCTGCCGGACCTGATTCGGCTCTCGGTCGGCATCGAGGACGTGGACGACATCATCGCAGATTTAGCCGAGGCACTGCCATGA
- a CDS encoding alanine--glyoxylate aminotransferase family protein has product MSEEFLLLNPGPVPITDAVRRAMDGSMVSHRSAEFEATYARAQSGLDYIFECSTLDGSCTSAGGTSLILNGTATMGMEAAVANLTHDDSEVVALVNGKFGRRFKRIADRHAQVSAVEVDWGESFDLDAVADVITDETDVVTMVHNETSTGILNPVEQVGELVAAADARFVVDGVTSIGGDEFKIDDWNVDIAITDSQKALAAPPGVSAMYVADRAVEHLDGESAPFYEDLEWHLRKADSHQTPFTSAVPLFRALAVAVEQIEDETMSTRIARHRRQSAAFRAGFEAMGLSLFAALNDDSSYSNTLTAVSLPESIKESPSDFFDAVKERNVSISGGQAHLGGRIFRVSNMGNLDDDQILRGIRTVGEAMNDAGFDADTEAGLDAARAELDG; this is encoded by the coding sequence ATGTCGGAGGAGTTCCTCCTGCTGAACCCAGGACCAGTCCCGATAACCGACGCCGTGCGACGAGCCATGGATGGGTCTATGGTCTCTCACCGCTCGGCCGAGTTCGAAGCGACCTACGCCCGCGCGCAGTCCGGGCTCGACTACATCTTCGAATGTTCGACGCTCGACGGGTCCTGTACGTCCGCGGGAGGAACGAGCCTCATTCTGAACGGCACGGCGACGATGGGCATGGAAGCCGCCGTCGCGAACCTCACCCACGACGACAGCGAGGTCGTCGCGCTCGTAAACGGCAAGTTCGGTCGTCGGTTCAAGCGCATCGCAGACCGCCACGCGCAGGTTTCGGCCGTCGAAGTCGACTGGGGTGAATCGTTCGACCTCGACGCCGTCGCCGACGTCATCACCGACGAGACGGACGTGGTGACGATGGTTCACAACGAAACCTCGACGGGGATTCTGAACCCGGTCGAGCAGGTCGGCGAACTCGTCGCCGCCGCGGACGCTCGCTTCGTCGTGGACGGCGTCACCAGCATCGGCGGCGACGAGTTCAAAATCGACGACTGGAACGTCGATATCGCCATCACCGACTCCCAGAAGGCGCTCGCCGCACCGCCCGGCGTGAGCGCGATGTACGTCGCAGACCGCGCCGTCGAGCATCTGGACGGCGAAAGCGCTCCCTTCTACGAGGACCTGGAGTGGCATCTGCGCAAGGCCGACTCCCATCAGACGCCGTTTACGAGCGCCGTCCCGCTGTTTCGGGCGCTCGCGGTCGCCGTCGAACAAATCGAAGACGAGACGATGTCGACGCGCATCGCCCGCCACCGCCGTCAGTCGGCCGCCTTCCGCGCCGGATTCGAGGCGATGGGTCTCTCGCTGTTCGCCGCACTCAACGACGACTCGAGCTACTCGAACACGCTCACCGCCGTCTCGCTACCCGAGAGCATCAAAGAATCGCCGAGCGATTTCTTCGACGCCGTCAAAGAGCGCAACGTCTCCATCAGCGGCGGGCAGGCCCACCTCGGCGGGCGTATCTTCCGCGTCTCGAACATGGGGAACTTAGATGACGACCAGATTCTCCGAGGCATTCGGACGGTCGGCGAGGCTATGAACGACGCCGGATTCGACGCCGACACGGAAGCCGGACTCGACGCGGCTCGCGCCGAACTGGACGGCTGA
- a CDS encoding MFS transporter: MVGSDRFRLALVVFVVLFAQVLLYPGVPDLLAALGATTSLDAGMWFLTAEFLGFVLFAGLWGTLSDATGRRAPYIALGALGGAVGYALLASLPVVGVSAFGAVLVLRFLQGAVTIAAFSLAMTMLMDLDGGHGKNMGAAGIAIGLGTALGAPLGGRLTTIDPLAPLYLASGLLTVVAFLTIFVTDRAPKNHDGLAAALAGLRAKPVLLLPYAFGFIDRLTAGFFALVGTFYFRTAFGLDAAQTGLILALFFVPFALLQYPFGILSDRIGRVGPVVVGSGLYGVAVIAVGVVPTLDAARAGMVVVGILGALMAPATMALVNDLSRDTERGIAMGGFNIFGSIGFLTGIVVGGAVADTYGFLAAFLVAGGLEIVVALVALPVFVRLNLEKKSLFGAEPDAD, from the coding sequence ATGGTCGGGTCCGACCGATTTCGCCTCGCGCTCGTGGTATTCGTCGTCCTGTTCGCCCAGGTCCTCCTGTACCCTGGCGTCCCGGACCTGCTCGCCGCGCTCGGCGCGACTACCAGCCTCGACGCTGGGATGTGGTTTCTCACCGCCGAGTTCCTCGGCTTCGTGCTGTTCGCCGGCCTCTGGGGCACGCTGAGCGACGCCACCGGCCGCAGAGCCCCCTACATCGCGCTCGGCGCACTCGGCGGAGCCGTCGGCTACGCCCTGCTCGCGTCGCTTCCGGTCGTGGGCGTCTCCGCCTTCGGCGCGGTGCTCGTCCTCCGATTCCTCCAGGGAGCCGTCACCATCGCCGCCTTCTCGCTCGCGATGACAATGCTCATGGACTTAGACGGCGGTCACGGCAAGAACATGGGTGCTGCGGGCATCGCCATCGGCCTCGGCACCGCACTCGGCGCACCGCTCGGCGGCCGGCTCACGACAATTGACCCGCTCGCGCCGCTCTATCTGGCGAGCGGCCTCCTCACCGTGGTCGCCTTCCTCACGATATTCGTCACCGACCGCGCCCCGAAGAATCACGACGGCCTCGCCGCGGCTCTCGCCGGTCTCCGCGCGAAACCCGTCCTCCTCCTGCCCTACGCCTTCGGCTTCATCGACCGCCTGACGGCGGGCTTTTTCGCCCTCGTCGGGACGTTCTACTTCCGGACGGCCTTCGGCCTCGACGCCGCCCAGACCGGTCTCATCCTCGCGCTGTTTTTCGTCCCGTTCGCCCTGCTCCAGTATCCCTTCGGCATCCTCTCTGACCGCATCGGCCGGGTCGGGCCGGTCGTCGTCGGGTCGGGCCTCTACGGCGTGGCCGTCATCGCCGTCGGCGTCGTTCCGACGCTGGACGCCGCCCGCGCTGGAATGGTCGTCGTCGGCATCCTCGGCGCGCTCATGGCCCCGGCGACGATGGCGCTCGTAAACGACCTCTCGCGGGACACCGAACGCGGCATCGCCATGGGCGGGTTCAACATCTTCGGGAGTATCGGCTTCCTCACCGGCATCGTGGTCGGCGGGGCCGTCGCGGACACCTACGGCTTCCTCGCCGCCTTCCTCGTCGCTGGTGGCCTCGAAATCGTCGTCGCACTGGTCGCGCTACCGGTGTTCGTGCGACTGAACCTGGAGAAAAAATCGCTGTTCGGCGCGGAACCCGACGCAGATTAG
- the ligA gene encoding NAD-dependent DNA ligase LigA, translating to MTDGDDNPYLDDPETEFRPLADLSEDEAAEEVELLREAIRNHDRRYYVENQPLIADRVYDALFSRLQDLEDAFDLWAEDSPTRRVGEEPLDELETVEHVAPMKSIDSSGEETDVRAFDQRVRNAVGEVAYFCEPKFDGLSVEVVYEDGRYVRAATRGDGVTGEDVTANVRTIRSVPQRLHGDHPDTLVVRGEVFMPRDAFQAHNRERIEAGDDPFANPRNAAAGTLRQLDPQITAQRPLDCFFFGVLESSREFETHEEQHDLLPEWGLKSSARSKRVPDIDGAIGYRDDLQAARDDLNYEIDGTVIKVNDLAACAELGSTSRAPRWAYAYKFPARTEQTRIADIVVQVGRTGRLTPVALLDPVDVSGVTVSRATLHNPGEIESLNVNVGDEIRVERAGDVIPYVSEVVEKHSEGHFEYPDTCPVCDSPVEREGPLAFCTGGFACRAQLERAVQHYASRSALDIEGLGAEKVVQLIDADLIETIADLYTLSREDLVELEGWGEKSADNLLAELDAAKQPALADFLVGLGIPSVGPTTARSLAREFGTLDAVMEASEAALQDVPDVGPTVASDIHAFFDSEENRRVIEQLRERGVEPETAETAAGNELDGLTFVFTGSLSEMTRGEAQELVQQHGANATGSVSGNTDYLVAGENPGASKTNDAEENDVPILDEKAFWDLLETKGVTASR from the coding sequence ATGACCGACGGCGACGACAATCCCTATCTCGACGACCCCGAAACCGAGTTTCGCCCCCTCGCCGACCTGAGCGAGGACGAAGCAGCCGAGGAGGTCGAATTGCTTCGCGAGGCCATCCGAAATCACGACCGACGGTACTACGTCGAAAACCAACCACTCATCGCAGACCGGGTCTACGACGCGCTGTTCAGCCGCCTCCAGGACTTAGAGGACGCCTTCGACCTCTGGGCGGAAGACAGTCCGACCCGCCGGGTGGGCGAGGAACCGCTCGACGAACTCGAAACCGTCGAACACGTCGCCCCGATGAAGTCCATCGACTCCTCCGGCGAGGAGACCGACGTGCGCGCTTTCGACCAGCGCGTCCGGAACGCGGTCGGTGAGGTGGCCTACTTCTGCGAACCGAAGTTCGACGGCCTCTCGGTCGAAGTCGTCTACGAGGACGGGCGCTACGTTCGGGCAGCCACCCGCGGCGACGGCGTCACGGGCGAGGACGTGACCGCGAACGTGCGAACCATTCGATCTGTCCCCCAGCGGCTCCACGGTGATCACCCCGACACCCTCGTCGTGCGCGGCGAGGTGTTCATGCCCCGAGACGCCTTCCAGGCGCACAACCGCGAGCGCATCGAGGCCGGAGACGACCCCTTCGCCAACCCCCGAAACGCGGCGGCAGGGACGCTCCGCCAACTCGACCCGCAGATTACCGCACAGCGACCCCTCGACTGTTTCTTCTTCGGCGTGCTCGAATCGAGCCGCGAGTTCGAAACCCACGAGGAGCAACACGATTTGCTTCCCGAGTGGGGCCTCAAATCATCCGCCCGGTCGAAACGCGTGCCCGACATCGACGGCGCAATCGGGTATCGAGACGACCTGCAGGCGGCCCGAGACGACCTGAACTACGAAATCGACGGGACGGTCATCAAGGTGAACGACCTCGCGGCATGTGCGGAACTTGGCTCCACGTCGCGAGCCCCGCGGTGGGCCTACGCCTACAAGTTCCCGGCGCGAACCGAGCAGACGCGCATCGCCGACATCGTCGTGCAGGTGGGCAGAACCGGCCGCCTGACGCCCGTCGCCCTGCTCGACCCGGTGGACGTGTCGGGGGTCACCGTCTCCAGAGCGACCCTCCACAACCCCGGCGAAATCGAGTCGCTGAACGTGAACGTGGGCGACGAGATCCGCGTCGAGCGCGCCGGAGACGTGATTCCGTACGTCTCGGAAGTTGTCGAGAAACACTCCGAGGGACACTTCGAGTACCCAGACACCTGCCCTGTCTGTGACAGTCCGGTCGAGCGCGAGGGGCCACTCGCGTTCTGTACCGGCGGGTTCGCCTGCCGCGCCCAACTCGAACGCGCCGTCCAGCACTACGCCAGTCGGAGCGCACTCGACATCGAGGGTCTCGGCGCAGAGAAGGTGGTTCAACTCATCGACGCCGACCTCATCGAGACCATCGCCGACCTCTACACCCTCTCGCGGGAGGACCTGGTTGAACTCGAGGGGTGGGGCGAGAAGAGCGCGGACAACCTGCTCGCGGAACTCGACGCCGCAAAACAGCCCGCCCTCGCTGACTTCCTCGTCGGACTCGGCATCCCGTCGGTCGGGCCGACCACGGCTCGGTCGCTCGCCCGAGAGTTCGGAACCCTCGACGCCGTCATGGAAGCAAGTGAAGCAGCGTTACAGGACGTGCCGGACGTCGGTCCGACGGTCGCCAGTGACATCCACGCCTTCTTCGACTCCGAGGAGAACCGCCGCGTCATCGAGCAGTTACGCGAGCGCGGTGTCGAACCCGAGACGGCAGAGACGGCCGCCGGAAACGAACTCGACGGTCTCACCTTCGTGTTCACCGGCAGTCTCTCGGAGATGACTCGCGGCGAGGCACAGGAACTCGTCCAGCAACACGGGGCGAACGCCACAGGAAGCGTCTCCGGGAACACCGACTACCTCGTCGCCGGGGAGAATCCGGGCGCGAGTAAAACGAACGATGCGGAGGAAAACGACGTGCCGATTCTCGACGAGAAAGCGTTCTGGGACCTGCTCGAAACAAAGGGCGTCACTGCTTCCAGATGA